Genomic segment of Melanotaenia boesemani isolate fMelBoe1 chromosome 10, fMelBoe1.pri, whole genome shotgun sequence:
AGAAACAAAGACCTAAATCATACCAAACTCAGAAGCAGCTCCCAGCTTCTGGCCGTAGAGCAGCATGCGGTCTCCCAGCATGCCCTCTGTCTGCGGGTACCCCGTCGCCCTCGCCTGCCCTCGAATCCTGGACATGGTGGTGAGCATGCTCAGTTTAGCTCGGTAAGCTGCACAGATATGTTCAGTCCACATGAGAACACCAGGGAAAGGTAGAGGGTTTATAATGAGAAGAACGTATTACATTTCTAAttacattaaagaaaagaaaaaaaacttaatgtttaacctcttcttgaggtttttttttctgcctcctgtctgaaattacATTTCCAAAATAAATCAAGTGTATCTTTACAACTACAAGAGCTGTATGTAAAGCCgtagtctctgctttcatgtgactccttgttagtttggtttgcttgaagtggagaaattagcagaagctctaaagctaacagagctgttctcatggtttttTACATTTCCATATAACTGCTTGAAGTTTGAGCTgagtttggtttggatgccagtgcttggtagagtctttcagctgagtttctccccgtcatgttgctatgctacatgttagcattgctgcttcctggtgtgtgAAAACATCACGTGCTGCCTCCTGGTCAGAGGACTCTAGTCAAGAGGAGGTTAAACTAATGTCTGAAAGTCCAAAAATCACAGTGCAGGACAAGGCAGAACAAATGACATGAGTGAAATGACAACAATCCTGAAAATGAGGAGAGAAAACTGATGGTGGTACCTGGGTTTGGTTGGAGGAACTCTGTGGTTCTGGAAAGCAGCTCGGCCAGCAGAGCATGGATCACTGAGACACCCTGacagacaaacaggaagaaatCAGCCCAGCTCTGATCTCATGAAGACTTTAAGCCTTTGAGTCATAACGTTTACCTTTtccattttcaggaaatcttcaTCCAGCTTGGTTCCTTCATCTCCCATCAGCCTCTCATTCAGCAGCTGTAGAGACAGGAGGGAAGTTAACCTCTTGCTTCAGGACCAATGAAAAGACAGACAGTTAGTCCTGATAAGTCAAAACGTAGAAAGGAAAGTgggtggtcttttttttttttttttttttttcttttaggtatacacaaacatttaaacttaaaagaaaatccagattCACTGTACACATTTCTAAAACATGAACGTTATATTCTGAAGGATGCTACAGTCCATCATTGGGACAAATGAAGATTTCACTGACTGTAAAGGAGTATGTTTACACTGTggtataagttttttttaaaccaaagtaAGGTAACTTCTGCTGGTAGTAGCCTTTACAAATCAAAGTACGTGAGGCTGCTGACCAACTTCAGTTTGATGGACGCATATTTAATGAGACTGTATGTTAACTGTATCAGCTGGAATATAAAGCTTTATATAAACTAACTCACATGGACGCAAAAGAGGAGtttctaataaaaaattaaagtgtTTTCAGATCAGTCCTCAGATTTGTTGTCAGAGACTATTAAAGTGTCCTGGATCAGATGGATCGGTGTGAAGCCTGCTGCAGGCCTCGTGTCGCAGCACAGCCTCGAGACCGCGCGACGGATGCCTGcagattttaaacaaaattaaaacgcCACATCGTTTTAACCCGGTGCAGTGCGGCACGGGTCGGTCCTGCTTACCTGGCTGGCTTTGTGGAGCTGCTTCTTCATCCCGGACACAGACATCTTCGACGCATCGACCAGCGGGGATCAGCGGAGCTGTCGCCGGGTACCGACAGCCTGCATCCCGACTGAGATGCTCCTTCACCCGCAGTCACTGCAGCGAGCCGCCCCCACCGCCGGGAACAGGACCAGGATcagcatcaggaccagaaccaggatcagAACTAGCATCAAAACCAGAATCTGGATCAAAACCAAATCTGGGCAAGATCCAGTTTTTGTTGTCTATTATAACGaagtaatattttatatagCCTATATAAGAGATTGTGCCTTCttctaattattattactattattattattattattattattgttgttgttgttgatgttgttgttatattgttatttttggtttttgttatctTTCTCaggtttaatatgttttatcgAAAACGTTATTGATATTATTatcacattaaaatgtaaattttttaaaacGGTCTCAGTAAGTAatacatatttaataaatatgatttaatcAGAAAATAACTTTCTTATTAACTtcgttaattttttatttattttccttttctcctcAGTAtcgtttttattgttttgtttatcatAAATCTATGGATGCTTGGTATCATGTTGTAGCAAATATCATTTGTGTTTCATTACACGTGAGTTTTCCgtgtttaaataaagcaaagcaGTTCAGACCTTTACTACATTTCCCACAAGGCGTAGCGGGACCATCGTGTCACGTGTCGCGAAACAGTCACGTGTAAACATGGCGGCTTCTGTGTCCAGTGAAGATTTCGATAACTTTCAGCTTCTTTTAAAGGTATTTATAATTCGTTTCGATCATTTTTACATTGAATTTGATTCTTGGTATTTTATTTGGCTTCTTGTTTAGAAATGCggaaatattaaaatttcagCTAATAATTTAACTTTAGCTGCTGTTTTAACTCAGTTTAGACGACATGTTAACGGTTAAATTGGACTTTCATGAAACAATGCATGTTATGTGCTTATTTTACAACATGTAgattaaaagatgaaaacagattaaataaaaaaatgaaaagttcaaATCTGTTGTCGACAGAAAATGAGCCATTTTCCACtcaaatactgtattttttttacctcaaaTAAGCAGGtccagatttaatttaaatgctcTAAGTTGACGAAGCAGACTGTCCTCATTTGTTCTTTAATTATAAAAGTATTAATTCCCTATAACTATTCCCCCCATAATTACACCAGAACCTGCTGGACAGCTACAGACCctaatgttgtttatttgtttattgttggctgtgggctgtttttgtctctaAAGGCTCCGTCTAAAGATGTAGTGAGAGATGTCTGTGTGCAGAGTCACAGAGGTTTGAGTCGCCACTTGACCGAGAGTACCGCAGCATCATTCAGCATTCCTGCAGCCCAGGCTGCTCAGGTAACTCACACACCTGTCCAACTcacacacctgtccctgtctttggggtaAGAACAAAGTCTCAGTAGTGTGAATGATGAAATCTGAAGGTGAGATTTTGGTTAAAATATGCAGGAAACCGACACAGCGAACTGACCTCCAAAGTGATGAAAACAGTGATGTGTGTGATGCAAATATACAGAAACTAGTTTTATTTCCCTCCACAGAATGCATTACAGTACATATAATATAATGGAGATAAAGATTTCTCTAAGGAAAAAAAGCCTGAATATTTTGTTCTTTGATCACCTCGTCCCATCTTTTACCTCCTAATGTCACATCACCAGCAGCAAAGAATGAATTTCTAatgatttctttcattaattaattagttcCAACAGAGGTTtatggttaccatggtgatgtcTGGGCAAGATAAATATCACTTTTATTATAAACTGTAGATTCATGTTAAATTATAACTGGGGGGGGGCATATATCGAATATACTCGATGTACCCAGCGTTGTTTGACGTGTGACATATAAATTGGTTATATTGTGAACACTCCAATCTTCACTCGGATCTTTAAACAGCTGAAGTTTTCAGTGTGAACCTGGTTCATGTGTGTTTCCTGCAGCTGGTCCAGTCCCTCCACACTCTGTCCCATCACGTCCTCTTTTACAACCTCAGCACCCCTGAGCAGATCCTCGCCATCTTCCCCGAGTCCTTTCACGCCAGTCTGAAGAACCTGATCACCAAGATCCTGCTGGAGAACAGGTCAGCTCCATAGAAACCACTTCAGACTCCTGCtggttcaggtccccaaaaagtCTTACAAAAACCCAAACGGCCTCACAGAGTCTGCGTTAGAGGATGAACGGAGCTTCATCAGCTTATTTTCTGTCTCACAGCTGATTGAAGCTTCTGCCACTCGGCTCCTGGAATACTCAGAGGTCCAGAACCAAGCATGTAGTAATACTAACGTTACCACATGGTACTTTGGGTCTGATGTGGAGAGTGGATTTAGGACAgtgttaacccttaaaactctgctagattCCCTTTAGATTGAGCTTAAATTGAtagtaatgtccaatcaggagcagccaaagatcaaccagtgagcagaaagttctgtgtgtgtctgaaaagaagaaaaataatgctcctctatggctggaataaagccaagaagacgtttctgatgcacggtggcgccacaaatcAGCTGAACTGAAGTCGGttggtaaatagtagcagaaataactggaaatgaaggaaaaaaacagaaaattaaagattttctttaGTAAAGCTGACGTGTTTCATGTTTTAGCTTTtgattataaatatatttgcatGTCCAGTATAAGTTCTTTCTCCAGATCACAGAAAGGAAAGTCATCCTAAATTTTCAGCATCACAGACACTAACGTCAGACGTCTTCGACctcatcagaaataaaaactattggtTAATGCTTCGTGGTGTAATGACATCATCTTGTCTCCTTCTGCTTTTCAGTCCAACATGGAGGACAGAAGCTCTCAGTCATCAGAGTGAGTAGATTGCACTGGAACATGGTGCTGTTTATATATAGAGTCTTACAGTGTGATTCTAGAAACATAGGCTTGGTATTACTACATTTAATCTCTTAATACAAGCAACGGTGCAGGTGCCAGTTTCTATCAGCAGGGGGCGTCGTTTTACCATTTAAGACCATTTGAGCTCTGAGACACATGAATACTCTACCCAAACCAACATGCATGGTAATATAGAGTTACACATTCATCgtaggattttttatttttttatctgatttctgACCAGCAGAACCTCTCCTGAGCAGTGGCGTTCCAGGTGACGTGTGTCTGTAACGATGAGATTCCTGCATCATGTAGCTCAGGATATTTTTAATCCTTTACTTATTCTATTTGTCCATTTGAAGATATTTTAGTTACAAGACTGGGCTCCTATAAAAACAGGAATTAGGACACAGAAGCAGAAAGCAGGCAGAAATAAAAGGGGGAGGgatgtgttgctgtgttttagGCTTTAGAGGCctaagatgtgtgtgtgttacagcttTTATGGGATATATGgtgtaaatattcagtttttgaGTGAAGACTtggtttaatgtgtgtgtgtgtgtgtgtgttcagtctcCCTCCCTCAGCTGAAGGACCTGGACTGGAGGGTCGACATGGTAACCGGCTCAGACTCAGTCAGTCGGATGTCGGTCCCGACCTGTCTGGTTCAGCTGAAGGtgagtccaggtccaggtctcGTGACCTCCAGTTCTGATCACATCAGTTCATCATGTTGCATTCAGGTCCTGTAGGAGATTCTGATGtggacaaacagaaaataacatttctgtCTGATGATCTCAAATGTGACACGTTTTCAGATGGAGGATCCGTGTCCGTCAGCAGGTGGGGAGTCGGTTTCCACAGTGACGGTGGAGCTGAGCAAGGAGTCTCTGGACACCATACTGGATGGACTGGGACGCATCAGAGACCAGCTCTCTGTGGTGGCTGGAAAGTGAGACCTTCCAGATGTTTTCCTTCAATCTCAGCTGATGTTTGAACCACGGACTGAATATGAGAACAGCATCTCATCACCAcctcctccttcagcttgatGTGCTGTCTCGTTTGGACTGAAGCTGCCTGTTGCTGATATTCTGTGTCTCAAAGTCTTgattgcttgtttttatttttgttttgtttttttttgttccctgAATGCAACCCCTGGAGATTATTATTTGGATAATCGATACAGAATTACTCAttcaaacagtttaaaaacaggaaaaacatacTTTAACTATGAAAATAAACTTGTAACAGGAATCATGTACATCAAATGTCAAGATTTCACGTACTTTTTAGTTCAAGAATTGAATTTTGGTAGttgattcaaataaaacaaatgtaataaatgaaGGCACATAATACAACAGATTAAGCAATACTGGAAAAGAAATAATACACTGCGAGTGGTGGCCCCCCGCTACGTCCTGCACGTCTGTGAGCAGCGAGGAGACGCCTCCTCCCAGAGTGGAGCGTCCCGATGGCGCCTTCCAGAACCCACCTGATCTAGACGGAAACGGAGGCGTATGAAGGAGACGTGTACGGTACCGCAGAGGTGATCCGATGCACCGTGGCCTACAACCTGCTCTCCATCCTGCAGCTCCGTTCAGATTTCTACCGCCATGTTTGCAGTTCAGTTTCAGAGGATTTTCTCCCTGTGGATCaggttttattgtaaaatccTTCCTGGTGTTTCAGTGTTGGAGGTTTTTGTTTGGCTTGTAAAGGACTCTGAGAGGAAGTCGTGGCTCCTCGTTGCCTCTCTGCAGCTGAACGTTGAGGACAGTTTGGGATCTCCATCAGTCCTGGATAGAGACGTCACCttacagattttctttgctACGATTACTGTCAAACAAATAATCCTGTTTCTCTGATTATTCTGTGTTAATTCATTTCCATCTATGAATGTGTGAACTCACATGCTGTCAGAATGAacatgttaatgcaaagagataaaactgtggaatgaacacctggattttattgtttgttgtccGCATCAGCAAAGTTCTACTCCTGCCGTGTTAAAGACCAGAACGTGGCTTTATCTCAGCCAGAGAAGCTgcttttgggcatgtaggtgacTTGTTACAGcggtgaacagaatccacctgaaaccactttatcctccttattccTGCAGATTCAGACGCTTTTCCAGCCGTACAtgtagaggatgctgcaggacgaCTCGTCTGATTTATCACAGAACTCTGATTTTGTTTCGTGTTCGTGGTTCAGACATGATCTTTAATGGAAAGTCATGATACTGAGGAATCTTTGATTAATTGAGGCATTAAAAACTGATTAATAGTAAAATGAGGTTATTGTAGCGTCCCTAGGTAAGGCaaatttatatagcacatttcatgtacaagacaattcaaaatgttttacataaaaca
This window contains:
- the commd9 gene encoding COMM domain-containing protein 9 encodes the protein MAASVSSEDFDNFQLLLKAPSKDVVRDVCVQSHRGLSRHLTESTAASFSIPAAQAAQLVQSLHTLSHHVLFYNLSTPEQILAIFPESFHASLKNLITKILLENSPTWRTEALSHQISLPQLKDLDWRVDMVTGSDSVSRMSVPTCLVQLKMEDPCPSAGGESVSTVTVELSKESLDTILDGLGRIRDQLSVVAGK